From the genome of Solanum lycopersicum chromosome 7, SLM_r2.1:
TATAAcaatacaaattatttattttattgaaaaaattagatgattGTATTCATGTTACTCAAGAATTGCATTAGTAATCTGTCTACTTATAGAAATTACAttcctaatttttattattgacaaaattaaataaatttctcttttttgaaaaattgaaatgcTTACCCTTAGGCTAGCTTGTGAATCACTTAATTAGGGCTTGTAAATGACCATTTTGGTACATATgacatattaaataatatataacacgagaaaaataatcatataagtgATTTATACGAAGGACTAACAAAAATTCATCTAATGTGAAATTTAACGGTCTTTCTAAAATAGcatcttaaaaaaatatgagatcCATAAATTTCTTTGTCTTTATATCTCAAAAATGCATAACAAGCACATATATAGAATAGCAAACACGAACATCAAATGTATACAAATGAATTaagaaaaatgtatataaaaaaatatttgaaatatgtaATATACCTTGATGAGTTGACACATGACTTTTCCACGAAGATTATTGTCATGAGTAACAACACCAACTGATTTGGAGTGAGATCATTTAAGTCATGAGAATTTTGTTGCATATCCGCAGGAGAAGAGGAAATATTGCATACCGATCGCGATGATAACAATGTAGATTCAAGAAATGGTGACTTTGATGGATTCtccataaaattttttaaggaaaaactttatccttttgatttttttttcaaatgagaAAGAAGACAATAAAGAGAAACATTTTGACTCACTTTTAAcggtgaaagaaaaaaagatttatttgcTCAATTCATTGGAAGAAACTTAGGAGATGGACAaatgtataattatatttaattttttggctTATGTAGATTCTTACAATTAAGGGAGAAAAGTTATGTTTTACaatagtatttattatttaacccCTTCTAATTTAAATGacactctttttatttttgaccgAAATGGATATTATTTTATGCAGATATTTAAGTTTTGTATGTGTTGGTttcaagtttttatttttttcatccaccccaccccacccctacccacccacccccaccccaacaGCCCCACCCCATCTTTGCCCCAAAAagattaagtttatttttttaaaaaacattttcaattttaaaattattttttactctcttatataaaatatattttctaaaaaaaatcattcataaggaaaacattaataaaaatctctttcacaaaatatttctattcaccaaccaaacatgagaaaatgagtcaaaaatcgacttgtttccattaaaatattttccatgaaacatattttccttcataccaaaacACACCCTTAGTGTCAACTTCAACACTTTGATACTATACATATCTATAGATTACAGAAGTAGATACATTTCTAACATAGTCACTTTGATAACTATACCatataattactaaaaaaaaattatcatcagAAATGGAAGATTCTAACTGCTACCCTCAATTACATCAATTTCATGATaaccaaataaatatttgactaaacaattatattatataattgcaCTGACACTCAAATTCAATTACAAAACATTCAAAAGTAACAtctaaaattatattcttaCAATTTATTGTTTAGATTTGAAATGATGGACTGACTTGAGACTTGAGAGTTGTTGTTGTGTTGGTAGCCCATACTTTTATTTAGCAAAAGGTCCCATCAAGAATGactaatcaacaaaaaaaaataatccacATAATGCATATACCTTCTCCTAATAGTAATTGGAAATCACTTAAAACAATGTGATAAACGAAATGAACCATACAAATTCTAGCGTAATCGAGAGTTACAGAAATAAAGGTATGAAGATAAATCCTAGGTCAAATTATTTACTTATAAAATGGACTAAATAGAATGTTGTGATACATTGCGGCTTATTGGTGTTCGAGAGAAACCAATTTGATTCGGGGTAAACTGCTCGAGAGAGAGTTTATTCCCAGCAAAGTCTAGCTTAGTCACTGATTTACAACAGTTAACTATTAATTGCAATTACCCGGTTATTTACCTTAGCCCATAATCATATCGATCACGTCCCAAAAATTCCGTCTCCATGCTCGTATTAATTTACCATTTTTCTTTATGATTAATTACAAACCCCctttgatatttgacacttgTGTCACCCTATAATTTGAATCATgttttcattcataaatgtcTTTTAACTATGATTGACTTGAACTGATTTTCACTTGGCTACTTATTATTTCTCGAAAACACTCCTTTTTGAACGATTTCAACCCTCAATTGGGTTATATTATTAATAGCAATCGTTGGCACTTGACATGGAAGTAgtgttttgataatcctgaaaGATCATTACGGCACCAAGAGCACTAAAGGCAGTGATCCTCACATACTCCAAAGGCTTGTTATCGACACAAGGCTTGAGAAATGGATGGAAATAATGTGGTATTTTAGCTGCAAAGATAAGTTGCTATAAGAGTTAACTGTTTCTCACATAACAATATAAAGAATTATTTCAGAAACTTGATTCACTTTAACGAGTAGTTGtgcataaatttcatttcaattggTATTGTTTCGAGAACTAACATTACCTTTTATGAGGTCCTTTCTTGTTTCTGAATTATCAGCCATAACCTGAAGAATACTCATACAAAGATCAAAATTCAGTTCATGAAGACCTCATATAGAAAGAAGCTTCATCAAAAACCAGTTACAATTTAAAATCTTTACCGAGTATGTTAGTGTTTGAGAATTACTTTTTTTGCACACACTTATCGCTAATTGCCACTATAAATACAGATTTAGCAGGAATTGAGCTATTGTCGCTAATTAATTATcgctaaagatcatttttgatgtagtggTCTTATCATATGCTTATAAACAACATATTTCCAGTGATTTCCACGAACTAAAACATTACAACATAAAGCACAATCACGAAATGTAACAAGTCTTGCACAATTTACTAGTACATTGATCATCTCGTGACTATTGAGAATGCATGACATCAGATGGTTCTATTTCTCAATCTTTCTGATTTTTTTGCTACTTCAATGCACTATTTTGATGGTATATTACTGAACTGAAACAAAGCAAGAGCACGACAAGCTCGAGTTTCTTCCGTCATAGATAGCATTGAGGGTGAAAACTTGCAATACACTGATATGATTTCCCCAaattcataagacaaattttattATGCGTTCATTGACAACTTCTTGCACATTATCATTTTGCCCCTAGACTAGATTAAAGTACTAtaaatatttagttaattacatgtttaaatattagtgatcatatattcattttattattactaatattgagaaaaaaaaacttgaaaattgaaatactatTTTGCCCTATACtagattaaaatattataaatatttaattaattacatatttaatattagtgataattaattattacatTGACAAAATGGAGAGTTCATGGGTTCAACGGAGGATTGTTTACTCTTTCAAATTTTGATCGAGGTTTATTGcatttatttaatattcttaaagttgttctttttttaaaatctattttccCCCTTCAAAccttcaaataatatttaatttaaagctTTAAGATGTCTCTTggtattctttatttttatctatataaattcatcttttttttaattcatgaaACTCACATCCAaaattatccttttcattttatagttAAAGTAGTGAAGCCATCAACATCTAAAGTATATGATATATTTGCcttaatatgattatatatatcactttataaaaataaagtgatttttctatttgattCATACTTTATTTTGACTAGATGGagaaaacttttgaattttgattggATATGAGATAAGGTGTAgacaaaaacatagaaaattacgtgtcaattttgtatttcttttttcatttatataatgTTATGATTAAAGTCTTAGGAACGATgcttatatgttatttttgtcttctatgtctattttttattttactattagtcttctttaatttaattttctataaattattaCCATAACATTTATTTGAGATTGTTACATTTTCGTACTCATTAAACatgttttcattgaattttaatCTTCCCAATGAATTAATAACATATTGCATGATACAAATAAAGGGAATCCCTTAGATTTCATTTGAATGAAGTTCGTATTATTCATGAATTTGAAAATGCATCCATCCCTTTCAATGTTATCCAATTCATCACAcaattattcaaatattatttctaattttttagaaGTTTTGCACAAGTTAGCATTGAATTATACATGTGCAATGTACGTGTCCAAAACTAATTTTCAAATACGAAGTTCAATTAAGGTCATGTTGAATTCTACATCACGCCAATTTTGGgtaaatatgacatattttctaatattataaaaagagaaaactaatcatatcatcataaattGTATAAAGACCACTAATAAAAGTTCGCTCATTGTGAAATCTAATATCCATTAAAAAACATCACGAAAAAATCAATGATCGATGAGTGTTTTTGCTTTTCTATCTCACTCATCAAACAACTATCAAGTACTAGACAACAACataaaacaaacatatataaaaaattaacttatcaAATAGACATATGATAAATAGTTTACAAATTAAATGTGTCATATACCTTGTAGAGGCGATGCATGACCTCTTCATTAAGACTAACATTATAGATTAATAGCACCAATTGATTTGAAGTGAGAGCACCTAGGTGAGTATTTTTCTATGATGACGATGATCCCAATGTTGATTCAGAAAACgtctcataaaaaaattatttgcttaAAAAATCTTGATAGAATATGTGCCTTCACTTATCAGTCAATgaaccaggtcccttgacacactaACAAGAATGAACAGAAAGTAAATGCAATTTAAACAACACAacgattttacgtggaaacctccttgcttaagggagtaaaaccacgactggtctcacaggattttcaatcgttttcactaatcttcacaagcaaaagtgaaacccgattacaacaaatgtgagaagaagtttttaatctcacgttGAAGCAATAATCTATATTGCTTGATAAGCCTAAGTAGAAGTAAATCTATCCACTAAGATATCTCACCTAAACAACTTAGAATTTCAATACCAcccactgattcctttatataTTCAGGAATAGTTTACGATGTTAGAccaagagaatatattcttaaacAACTACGCTAAATTCTCCAGAGATTTCAGTTGTTGTCTGAATAATTCTGCTGTTTGATTTTCGATAGCCTTTGCAAGTGTTCTTCAAAAATgctttatcaagttgcaaaaactaaggaataatgtttaggaaagtgacttttatatggacaagtcactttccttaaGCTCTTTGCCATTGGTCGGAGAAGTATGACTTTCTGACGTCGTTGGGAAATGTGCACCCACTTTCTGTACCTTTTCCAGCTGGCAGTCAATCGGCTAGTCACAATGGGAACCTGGTACCTTTactaggtccctgagtttgtttcatcttcaaaactcaagtaagaaacctggtacctttacaaggtccctgagtttgtcaaatcatcaaaactgcaAATAACAAATCTTCCAAATGAGAAAGTAGACACTAAATATGGTGTATATTTTTATTGCGATTCAATAAATAcgacttatttttctttattgagAGAACAATTAAGGGGATCATAGAAAATTCATTTGAATGAAATTTGTGGTGTGGTTATACTTTATAACGATAATAAATATCGATCGATTGTATTATTCGTGAATTTGAGGATGTATCCTTCTCAAGTGCAATGTACGTGCcaaaatttgtttttcaaataaaatgttaaattgAGGTCATGTTGAATTCTACATCATGCAAATTTTGGgtaaatatgacatattttcttataatatagaaagaaaaaaccaatcatatcatcataaattCTATAAAGACCACCAACAAAAGTTCATTCATTATAATGTCCATTTAAAAATCATCAtgaataaaaatcattaatgatCAATGAACTTTTTTTCCTCTCTATCTCACCCATCAAATGACTATCAAGTACAAGACATCAGtacataaaagatatatatatatatatatatatacacacaaaaataaCACTTATATAAAATAGAtcctataataaaaaaatattattttaaatgtgcCATGTACCTTGTAGAATTGATTCACAACCTCTGCACAAAGACTAGCATCATTGATTAATAACACCAACTAATTTTGAGTATGAAAAGTGAAAACCGAAGTCAGAAGGATTTTTCTATGGTGGTGATTATACCGATGATCCCAATGTTGATTCAAAAATGGTGACTcggatagatttttcattggaaagtcttaaaaaattattctaaaaaatcttccaaatgagaaagaaaatactaaaatgACGTGTTTGATTTTAGTGAAAGACAAAGGGCAATTGTTTGCTTACCTttaaaagaaattgaagaagGAGATAAAGAAATTTAGTTATATTTATGGTATCGCCTTCGTTTACATGATAGAGCTCAAAATCCTCAAGAAAGATGACGACGATACAATTGAGAGAGTTCAAAGAACAATGATTCAGTATTaaagaagaataataatatactttgagaaatttttcggagtaaacaaagaaaagaaagatttaGCCTTTCAAATTCCAACCACGTGGCTTCGACTGGTTGGGGGTGGGATGACCCGTTTGGACAAACTAACCTtaagaaagttttttttatctagGACACGGACATCTCACTATATATTGGGTTGCTCAACATTTCTTTTGGGCTTTCTCAGTTTGATCTCATGTTTTATCAGAAGTTTAGTAGAGGACCAAGCTCAAAATATACCCAAAGTTTCTCAGCCACACGACAACATTATAAAATATCTCATAatatagttctagaaacatgtGTTGCACGTTCATCTcgaaatatttcatataattttgtatttaaaatgACATATATCTATTGGTATTTACTGAAAAAATATGATCATAAGATACATCTTGACAAAACAAATACTAGTATGATTATCATAATTCCATAACAGTTTGAGATAGATATTTGACTTTCAAttagtacatatattttatatgatcttgaaatatttttccaataatatGGTGTGTATCTTTATTGTGATTCAATTAATAAAACttactttttctttaatgaGAGAAGAAAGAAGGGGATCATTTAAACTTGATTTGAATGAAATTTGTGTTGTGATTGTActttataacaataacaattattGATCGATTGCACTATTCTTGAATTTGAAAGAGTACCCTTCTCAAGTGCAACGtgtcaaaatttaattttcaaataaatgttaAATTAAGGTCATGTTGAATTCTACATCATGCCCATTTTGGGTAAGTATgacatattttcttataatatagaaagaaaaaactaaTCATGTCATCATAAATGCCATATAGACCGCTAACAAAAGTTCATTCATGATGAAATCTAAGTCCATTAAAAGCACATCTCTATCGTGAGCCTCTTGTAGTTCATATAACTGAACGAGTATTTTCTAATTAAGCTTAGGATGCATGTGACATACAATAACTACAACAACGACATACCAAATTTAATCCCACAAATGGGATTTGAGGAGGATGGTGTGTATGCAGATGAGCAGATCTTATCCTGTGAAGGTAGAAAGGTTGCTTCCAATAGACCCTCgtctcaaataaaatataaatatgccATGAAAGAAAGACATTGACAAAGTTGCAATACGGGAAACTGCTAAGATAACTTCATTTCAGCTGAACAAAACTACCATTCAGTACACACAAAGCAAGTAAAGCAACCATTCAGTACATAACAAAGCAAAGTATCAGTCTTAAGGAGGCTCAAGAAGTTCTCGAGCTTTAACAGTTGAACAGTTAACTTAAAACATATTTTCCCTCTACTGAGGTCATTATTTACTGTCTTTTCCTACAGAACAACTTCACTTCTTTCTCTTTCCCTTACCCTTTGAACTTGATGCAGAACTTGATGCATAACTTGATGCAACCTTCTTTGCAATGCTTTTTCTCTCTTCAATTGGCGGAAAATATAGACATCCATAAATATTGAGATGTAGAACTTGCAACATCCGCGAAGCTTCGTTGTTGTGCTGCAAAGCCATACAAAAGTTTACAGTTATACACATGAAGCTGTAACAGTAGTTGAAAagatctatatttttttatcgatACAAAAGAGATTTATCGATGGTCACTAAACTTATTCATTGCAATACTAAAGTCACTATTATTTTCTGTATGAGTAAAGTAACTAACTTTTTGTAACATTAAAGTAACAAGACTAGTTGTTGTAACAGTAAAGGAGAGCGCACAGATGAAACTCACGAGAAGAGTGCGCCTAAAGGTGTTGTCAAATAGCTGAGAAGgaatttgtcttatgaattCATCACCTGGCCTGCATTTTGAAGGTTGATCAAACAATAAATCCAAGAGAGATATAGTTGATACTTAGATAGAAATCGCAATCATGAAACTTGAGCCGCAGGGGCGAGAATGTTTACCCGATGGACCTATATATTTTTGACAGACATACATAACACTGTATCACATATTCTAGATGCAGCAAACAAGGTTTTAGAGAAAGTTTCTCAACCACTCGTCTTAAGACCTGTACTATCGCGAAGAAGCGTTCAGGCGTAGCAGAACAATAGGTCAGTCCACTCTCTTGCTTCAGAATATTCATAACTATGAGAGTTGCAAGCTGTGGAGGTACAACATTCATTTCATATGAGATCCAAGAAACAGAATATCATCACAAACCAGCAAAGTAATTCAGAAACACTATTAATAGAACAGAATGGACTAACCTTCTGTGACTTTTCGTCACATACATCCATGCACTTCAGGCACAAAGGAACCACTTCCGATTTCAAGAAGAAACGAAGGGCATCTGATCCATGTGGATCATCAAACTACACCAGCAAGCAAAATATCTGAATCATGAAGTAGCACTTCCACAAATGAAGAACACATGTGTATATCTCTTCAAATGGACAGATACCTTTGTCAGGTCACTGAGAAAACCCAAGGTAGTGGTCCTCACACACTCCAAATGCTTATCATCTCCACAGGGCTTGAGAAATGGATAGAAATAACATGGTATTTCAGCTGCAAAATGAAATTACTAAAAGAGTTAACTGTTTCTTACACTACAGTAAAAAGAATTCTTTCAGAAACTTGATTCACTCTAACTAGTTATTTCGCGCGTTAAATTCATTTCAATTGGTGTCATTTCTAAAACTGATATTACCTTTTATGAGCCCCCTTCTTGTTTCTGTATTATTAGCCATAACCTGAAGAATATAACcatgaaaattatatgttgTGCACACACTTATTGGTCGTCTTACACAAAAAATTGCATTAAAACTCTTTTACTCTTTCTAAGAAAATGTGTCACAGGAACTTAATATGAAGAACATTAATACCACAAgagttttaagaaataaaaataaaaatactcagGTAGGTGTGTTTTTGGTATGAGTGGAAACTATTTTTTGGGAAGTATTTTAATTTCTAGTGTTTGGTTTGGTGattgaaaagtatttttcaaaaaattgttttgttttttttgtcgGAGTGTAGAAAATACTTTTTAGGAAATCAGAAATTGACCCAAAAAACAAGCTCGATATTTGATCTTGAACTCAACTTTAATATCCAAATTGAGACACGATCCCAACACTCGAACCTGGACACGACCCTAATGATCGATTCAACATCCGACCGCGAGTTCAGACACTAGATAAAATTCTAAATTGGTACATGATCCCGACTCAAGACTTGACTTCCGAACCTGGACCTGACAAGAAACCCAACTTGCAAATCGACATCTGACTCAAACATATGGCCATAATGATCGATTAGGGATCCAACCTCGTCTCTTAAACGTGAGACCCAACTCCGACACCCGATTTGGAACCCCATCTCGACACCTAGCTCGGAACTCAACCCCTACACCCGACCCAAATTTGATATCAAATCCTGATTCGAGACTAGACACCCAAATTAATTAGGATCCGACCACAAAACACGATCCGACTTTGGATCGACTTTCAAATCAAGACTTGATCCCAACTTTTGACTCGGGATCCAACATTCGAACTGGGATTTGATATCGATACCTGATCCATTACCCAACTTCCAAATCGACATTTGACCCCGATGATCGATTTGAAACCCAGCCTCGACTCTTGACCTAGGATCCAACTCCAACACCTGACTATGAATCCCACCCTAAAACTTAGCTCGAGACTCAACTTCGACACACAAAGTCAAATTTTGATTGAAGACCCGACACCCAAATTGGGATTTGACCCCGACCCAATTCGAGACCATAGAGTTGGATCTCAAATAAAGGTCGAGAGTCAGTTTTCAAATCGAGAATCAGATCATATTTCGTATTAGTATCGGAATTCAGTACCTAAGACTTGAGTTACGGTGGAAAGTTGAGGTGGGAGGTTGAATAAGTTTAAGAAAATGTTTCTTTACTTTTTGGAGGtaagttatttttcttaaatttgagaaaaaatgttAATTCGAAAAACATTTAGGAACCGTTTGGTAAagtgtataaaaaataatgttcaaTAGAGTGTGTCCTTAGTAATGCTTGGATTAGTTATGCATACATTATTTCCTACATGTAACAAGTTTTGTGTAATTTACTAGTACATTGATCATCTCGTGGTTATTGAGAACGAATAAAATGAGGTGGTTCTGTTTCTCAATCATTCTAACCTTTTTTTGTTACTTCAATAGAATAAATTTATAACACACTATTTGATGGTATATTACTGACCTGAAACAAAGCAATAGCACAACAAACTCGAGTTGCTTCCCTTATAGATAGCGTTGAGGGTGAAAACTTCTTATACACAGACAGGACTTCCTGAAATTCATAAGAAATATTATTACGGTCACATTGACGACTTCTTGGACATCAAAATGCGAGTGTTTTATATGTTTCCGATTATATTTCACATAACTTAAtaccttaaatttttaaatgagaggtctctaaaaattcaatttaagaTTATCCAACAGAATATAAAACTGCAAAAATTAAAAGAGGTATACCAGCAAAAGCATGTAAACTGTGTTGAAGTTATTCCACAGCAGCAGAgctagatttttgcatgaatctTTCTTCTGAAATATATAAAAGTCACCAACTCAGAATATGTCAATTACTAGCACTTTTAGAAGATTAAAAAAGGACTAAATTTGTTTTGCCAAATGCTTAAAATGGGAAGTGTTGTTTGTCAAAAATGCTTATCAATACTTTTGAAGTGTAACAATTTATGTTTAactatttatatgaaaattattcatGATAACATTAGGGCAACAATTTGTGCTTTAACTTATAAGTTCAAAAGTgttctttttcaatataaaaaaaatgggtcCTCAAATTGGTTATTCGTGCACTtcctctcaaataaaatttggttGTGATGTCAACCTAACACAAATCAGTAGTTAGATTAAGATATTTCTAAGATGGTCACTCAATTAAGTTTTTTTAGGAGAAGGTCAACTTTCTTTTATATCCGCAGTAAAGTGATTTTGTTGACTTTCAATAAGTACATACATTTTGTATGATCTTGAATCAAGAAAACATtcgttacattattttttcctaaaaacatggtgtatattttaattataattcaataaataagaattaatttttcttaaatgagAGAAGAATGAAGGGGATCAGTTAAACTTCATCTGAATGAAATTTGGGGTGTGATTGTACTTTATAACGGTAATAAATATCGATTGATTGTACTATTCATAAATTTGAGAATGCATCCTTCCCTTTGATCAATTTTGTCCAATGCATCACATAATTATTCGAAT
Proteins encoded in this window:
- the LOC101257283 gene encoding uncharacterized protein translates to MENLPESPFFESTLGSSSSSPSQKIPNDLGALTPNQLVLLIDDDSLRGEVMHHLYEKKDSCKNLALLLWNNFNTVYMLLLEVLSVYKKFSPSTLSIREATRVCCAIALFQVMANNTETRRGLIKAEIPCYFYPFLKPCGDDKHLECVRTTTLGFLSDLTKFDDPHGSDALRFFLKSEVVPLCLKCMDVCDEKSQKLATLIVMNILKQESGLTYCSATPERFFAIVQVLRRVVEKLSLKPCLLHLEYVIQCYVCLSKIYRSIGPGDEFIRQIPSQLFDNTFRRTLLHNNEASRMLQVLHLNIYGCLYFPPIEERKSIAKKVASSYASSSASSSKGKGKRKK